A window from Urocitellus parryii isolate mUroPar1 chromosome 1, mUroPar1.hap1, whole genome shotgun sequence encodes these proteins:
- the Hars2 gene encoding histidine--tRNA ligase, mitochondrial, with translation MPQLGLLPRRTWVTLLSQLLRPPRAACISAVGCHSQVAEALLTSQPKPHQEKPNFIIKIPKGTRDLSPQQMVVREKILDMVVSCFKRHGAKGLDTPAFELTEMLTEKYEEHSGLMYDLKDQGGELLSLRYDLTVPFARYLAMNKLKKMKRYQVGKVWRRESPTIVQGRYREFCQCDFDIAGHFDPMIPDAECLKIMCEVLSGLQLGDFLIKVNDRRVVDGMFAVCGVPESKFRAICASMDKLDKMSWRDVRHEMVAKKGLAPEVADRIGEYIQCHGGVSLIEQLFQDPRLSQNKQALEGLGDLKLLFEYLTLFGIAEKICFDLSLARGMDYYTGVIYEAVLLQTPAQAGEEPLNVGSVAAGGRYDELVATFDPKGHKVPCVGLSIGIERIFYIVEQRMKNSFKKVRTTETQVFVATPQKNFLRERLKLIAELWDAGIKAEMLYKNNPKLLTQLHYCENTGIPLVVIIGEQEQKEGVIKLRSVASREEVAIKRENLVAEIQKRLSES, from the exons ATGCCCCAGCTCGGACTCCTGCCCAGGAGGACCTGGGTTACGCTGCTCAGCCAGCTCCTGCGACCGCCCCGCGCTGCGTGCATCTCTGCAGTAGGTTGTCATAGCCAG gTTGCAGAGGCATTGTTAACATCCCAACCTAAACCACATCAAGAGAAACCAAATTTTATCATTAAGATCCCGAAG GGCACCAGGGATCTTAGTCCTCAACAGATGGTTGTGAGGGAGAAAATTCTTGATATGGTTGTCAGCTGTTTTAAACGTCATGGAGCAAAGGGTTTGGATACCCCAGCATTTGAGCTAACG GAAATGCTAACTGAGAAATATGAAGAGCACTCTGGGCTCATGTATGATCTGAAAGATCAAGGTGGAGAACTGCTGTCCCTTCGCTATGACCTTACT GTCCCCTTTGCTCGTTATCTGGCCatgaataaattgaagaagatgaAACGCTACCAAGTTGGAAAGGTGTGGCGGCGAGAGAGCCCAACAATAGTCCAAGGCCGCTACAGGGAGTTCTGCCAGTGT GATTTTGACATTGCTGGTCACTTTGACCCTATGATCCCTGATGCAGAATGTTTGAAGATCATGTGTGAAGTCCTAAGTGGGTTACAGCTAGGGGACTTTCTCATTAAG GTCAATGACCGGCGGGTAGTGGACGGGATGTTTGCTGTTTGTGGTGTTCCTGAAAGCAAGTTCCGTGCCATCTGTGCCTCAATGGACAAACTAGACAAG ATGTCTTGGAGAGATGTGAGACATGAGATGGTGGCAAAGAAAGGCTTGGCTCCTGAGGTGGCTGATCGAATTGGGGAGTATATCCAATGTCATG GTGGAGTATCTCTGATAGAGCAATTGTTTCAGGATCCCAGACTATCCCAGAATAAGCAGGCCCTAGAGGGCCTAGGGGACCTGAAGTTGCTTTTTGAATACCTGACTTTATTTGGAATTGCTGAGAAG ATATGCTTTGACCTAAGCCTGGCTCGGGGCATGGACTACTATACAGGAGTGATCTATGAAGCAGTACTGCTACAAACCCCAGCTCAGGCTGGGGAGGAGCCCCTGAATGTGGGCAGTGTGGCAGCTGGTGGGCGTTATGATGAGCTGGTGGCCACGTTTGACCCCAAGGGCCACAAAGTGCCATGTGTGGGCCTAAGCATTGGAATAGAGCGAATTTTCTACATTGTGGAGCAGAGGATGAAG AATTCTTTCAAGAAGGTACGGACCACAGAGACCCAAGTATTTGTGGCCACGCCCCAGAAGAACTTTCTCCGGGAACGGTTGAAACTAATTGCAGAGCTTTGGGATGCTGGAATCAAG GCAGAGATGCTATACAAGAACAACCCTAAACTATTAACTCAACTGCACTATTGTGAGAACACAGGCATTCCATTGGTGGTCATTATTGGTGAGCAAGAACAGAAGGAAGGGGTCATCAAACTCCGTTCGGTGGCCAGCAGAGAGGAG GTTGCCATTAAACGGGAAAATCTTGTGGCTGAAATTCAGAAGAGACTGTCTGAGTCTTGA